Proteins encoded within one genomic window of Gloeobacter kilaueensis JS1:
- a CDS encoding DUF1257 domain-containing protein translates to MSHFTTVRLQLKNRAVLRTTLEQLGHTVSENAPVRGYRGNSTRADLVVHRQNGYDIGFYQKGEALEMVADFWGVGLTAEQFLAPVQQRYAHNLLLATAAEQGFSVESEEVSGTGELRVVLGRWA, encoded by the coding sequence ATGTCCCACTTCACCACCGTCCGTCTGCAACTAAAAAACCGGGCCGTCCTGCGGACCACCCTCGAACAGCTCGGCCACACCGTAAGCGAGAACGCCCCGGTGCGCGGCTACCGGGGCAACAGCACCCGCGCCGACCTGGTCGTCCACCGCCAGAACGGCTACGACATCGGCTTTTATCAAAAGGGCGAGGCTCTTGAGATGGTTGCCGACTTCTGGGGTGTGGGGCTCACAGCCGAACAGTTCCTCGCCCCCGTCCAGCAGCGCTATGCCCACAATCTGCTGTTGGCCACCGCCGCCGAGCAGGGCTTTAGCGTCGAGAGCGAAGAAGTGAGCGGTACCGGTGAGTTGCGGGTCGTGCTCGGGAGGTGGGCGTGA
- a CDS encoding DUF2997 domain-containing protein — protein MAEYQRIEFVIGKDGRITEQVSGAVGSHCTEITAALENALGRVEKQELTSEYDGAAQVSESLPHRLDQGNA, from the coding sequence ATGGCCGAGTACCAGCGCATCGAATTTGTCATCGGCAAAGATGGCCGGATCACCGAGCAGGTGAGCGGCGCTGTCGGCTCCCACTGCACCGAGATCACCGCCGCCCTCGAAAATGCCCTGGGCCGGGTAGAAAAGCAGGAGCTGACCAGCGAGTACGACGGAGCCGCCCAGGTGAGCGAATCGTTGCCGCACCGCCTCGACCAGGGGAATGCCTAG
- a CDS encoding XRE family transcriptional regulator, protein MQSVGIESWRQLARRCGVSARAVQLVRRGEADQLRTRAAQQLAAGLAVDLPTFLGDFGRLDLPRSPRDRDALWAECRRLQQQLDEQKALLTAQFRTQTAGQLLALLVQAPTLREAALKNPALKAASFVHLLAPLESLMADWGYRTIGAVWQPVSFDPDLHQPDSEKIVPGEAVYVRFVGYRSDDGAVLCKAKVSRTLPGGSP, encoded by the coding sequence ATGCAGTCTGTCGGTATCGAGAGCTGGCGGCAGCTGGCCCGGCGGTGCGGCGTATCCGCTCGGGCCGTGCAGCTGGTGCGCCGGGGAGAAGCAGACCAGTTGCGGACGAGGGCGGCCCAGCAACTGGCAGCCGGTCTGGCGGTGGATCTGCCCACGTTTTTAGGTGATTTTGGCAGGCTGGATCTGCCCCGGTCCCCCCGCGACCGCGACGCTCTCTGGGCGGAGTGCCGGCGGCTCCAACAGCAGCTCGACGAACAAAAAGCGCTACTTACCGCCCAGTTTCGCACCCAGACCGCCGGGCAGCTCCTTGCCCTGCTGGTGCAGGCTCCCACCCTGCGCGAGGCCGCCCTCAAAAATCCCGCCCTGAAGGCGGCAAGTTTTGTGCATCTGCTCGCTCCCCTCGAAAGCCTGATGGCCGACTGGGGCTACCGGACCATCGGGGCGGTCTGGCAGCCCGTATCCTTCGACCCCGACCTCCACCAGCCCGACAGCGAGAAGATCGTGCCGGGTGAGGCGGTCTACGTTCGCTTCGTGGGCTACCGGAGCGACGACGGTGCTGTGCTCTGCAAGGCAAAAGTGAGCCGCACGCTGCCGGGAGGGAGTCCATGA
- a CDS encoding Hsp70 family protein: MSTVAIDFGTSNTVVCIENQVKKTAETLVFPFSLSYQGGPALVPSLIYVEAGGSVCIGRDAAQKSNRTRLFQGFKRELSQEFTPSPRWIDNVEYGPETVAELFLRELIAAIGQQQIVPSQLIASAPVGAYERYLRWLREVCVRFKLPEPVVVDEPTAAALGYAIDEPGALVLVIDLGGGTLDLALVRTSKLRPGERAYRAEVLAKSDRPWGCGGVDIDQWIAEDYLTRRGFSRAQVETSAWQNLLLVAEAVKIRLSTHREARESWLDEESFETFEVHLDRERFEAILEHNLLLERLREAIDEVLDQAYGKGIAKKAIQHVLLVGGTSLIPAVQKLVTGYFGRERVHFGRPFEAVAHGALSLAHYSSLDDLLRHTYALRHWNPYARHYEYLPIFASGTSYPATAEPVLLQANASGQQEVSLVVGELSSEATTEVYEDAAGMLRTRAGSADSSFRPLGKRNQVNFVLDPPGTAGVDRLEVLFTVDQARTLRATVRDLSTDALLVDAQPVGRLS; the protein is encoded by the coding sequence ATGAGCACCGTCGCCATCGACTTCGGCACCTCCAACACCGTCGTCTGCATCGAAAATCAGGTCAAAAAAACCGCCGAGACCCTCGTCTTTCCCTTCAGCTTGAGCTACCAGGGCGGCCCGGCGCTGGTGCCCTCGCTCATCTACGTCGAAGCCGGAGGTTCGGTTTGCATCGGCAGGGACGCCGCCCAAAAAAGCAACCGCACCCGTTTATTTCAGGGCTTCAAGCGCGAGCTGTCCCAAGAATTTACCCCTTCGCCGCGCTGGATCGACAATGTCGAGTACGGCCCGGAGACGGTGGCAGAACTCTTTCTGCGCGAACTCATCGCCGCTATCGGGCAACAGCAGATCGTCCCCAGCCAGCTCATCGCCAGTGCGCCGGTGGGCGCTTACGAGCGTTACTTGCGCTGGCTTCGCGAAGTGTGCGTCCGCTTCAAGCTGCCGGAGCCGGTGGTGGTCGATGAACCGACGGCGGCGGCTCTGGGCTACGCGATCGATGAACCGGGAGCCCTGGTGCTCGTCATCGATCTGGGGGGCGGCACGCTGGATCTGGCGCTGGTGCGGACGAGCAAGTTGCGCCCAGGGGAGCGCGCCTACCGGGCGGAGGTGCTGGCCAAGTCCGACCGGCCCTGGGGCTGCGGCGGGGTCGATATCGACCAGTGGATCGCTGAAGATTACCTGACCCGCCGGGGATTCAGCCGCGCCCAGGTAGAAACGTCAGCCTGGCAGAATCTGCTCCTGGTGGCCGAAGCGGTCAAAATTCGCCTTTCGACCCACCGCGAGGCCCGCGAGAGCTGGCTCGACGAGGAGAGCTTCGAGACCTTCGAGGTCCACCTCGACCGCGAGCGCTTCGAGGCGATTCTCGAACACAACCTGTTGTTGGAGCGGCTGCGCGAGGCGATCGACGAAGTGCTCGATCAAGCCTACGGCAAGGGCATCGCCAAAAAAGCGATCCAGCACGTGCTGCTGGTAGGCGGCACGAGCTTGATCCCGGCTGTCCAGAAACTCGTCACAGGCTACTTTGGCCGCGAGCGGGTGCATTTTGGCAGGCCCTTCGAGGCCGTCGCCCACGGCGCGCTCAGTCTGGCCCACTACAGCAGCCTCGACGACCTCCTGCGCCACACCTACGCGCTGCGCCACTGGAACCCCTATGCCCGCCACTACGAGTACCTGCCCATCTTTGCCAGCGGCACCTCCTACCCGGCCACTGCCGAGCCGGTCCTCCTGCAGGCCAACGCCAGCGGCCAGCAGGAGGTGAGCCTGGTGGTGGGAGAACTGAGCAGCGAGGCGACCACCGAAGTCTACGAGGATGCCGCCGGGATGCTGCGCACCCGCGCCGGGAGTGCTGACAGCAGTTTTCGGCCCCTGGGCAAACGCAATCAGGTGAACTTCGTTCTCGATCCGCCCGGCACCGCCGGGGTGGACCGCCTCGAAGTACTCTTCACCGTCGATCAGGCCCGCACCCTGCGCGCCACCGTCCGCGACCTTTCGACCGACGCCCTCTTAGTCGATGCCCAGCCGGTGGGCCGATTGAGCTGA
- a CDS encoding DUF1622 domain-containing protein, with the protein MENFALFESALKATVAVARFCLETASVACIVFGLFRTLVLGLELSRRPQGQDFPFNQIRLRFGTWLALALEFQLGADILATTVAPTFEELGKLALIAVIRTFLNYFLSRELKLEEVSEPAKSPLTRPDNG; encoded by the coding sequence ATGGAGAATTTTGCCCTGTTTGAATCCGCTCTCAAAGCAACGGTGGCGGTGGCCCGCTTCTGCCTGGAGACGGCTTCGGTCGCCTGTATCGTGTTTGGTCTTTTTCGCACCCTCGTGCTCGGCCTCGAACTCAGCCGCCGCCCGCAGGGACAGGATTTTCCGTTCAACCAGATCCGGCTGCGCTTTGGTACCTGGCTGGCGCTGGCACTCGAATTTCAACTGGGGGCGGACATTCTGGCTACTACCGTTGCGCCGACGTTTGAAGAACTGGGCAAGCTCGCCCTCATCGCGGTGATTCGCACGTTCTTGAACTATTTTTTGAGCAGAGAGCTGAAGCTTGAGGAAGTTTCAGAACCAGCAAAATCGCCTCTCACCCGCCCCGACAATGGATAA
- a CDS encoding YiaA/YiaB family inner membrane protein: protein MRSEEMYQAGANIHSPAWLAQAWANMLLSLVLTAGGIFYLPVDQWIKGFLAMGLSFSLASAISLTKTLRDLHEGKKLASRIDDAKLQKILVEHDPFTK from the coding sequence ATGCGTTCAGAAGAAATGTACCAGGCTGGCGCGAACATCCACAGCCCCGCCTGGCTCGCCCAGGCATGGGCCAATATGCTCCTTTCGCTGGTGCTGACGGCGGGAGGAATTTTTTATCTGCCCGTCGATCAGTGGATCAAGGGCTTCCTGGCGATGGGACTTTCGTTTAGTCTCGCCTCCGCTATCAGCCTGACCAAAACCCTGCGTGACCTGCACGAAGGTAAAAAACTAGCCTCGCGCATCGACGACGCCAAGTTGCAGAAGATACTGGTCGAGCACGATCCGTTTACAAAGTAA